The genomic interval CTCAGGGCCCCGTTCCAGTGCATGGGGAAGAGCACCAGCAGGGTGGTCGCCTGGGCGGACATGGAGTCGCGCAGATCGAACAGCTGGAATACCAGGAACGACAGGGTGGCGATGCTGGCACCTAGCAGGGCCTCGTGGCGCATCCGGTGGGGGGCCTTGGGAGAGGGGGCGGGGGCGGGCCGCGTCTCCGCATCCGGGATCAGGGCCGTCATCAGGTAGGCGATGAGCACCGACAGTATGCTGGCCCAGAGGTTGCTGAAAATGAGATCGTTCAGATCGGTTCCGGGGTAGCTGGCAAAGTGCAGCATGATGCTGAGGCTGAGCACGCCGTTGGCGCCAAACAGGAAGAGGCTGCCCCTGGACATGGCGGCGAAACGGTAGAGGAACAGCAGGAAGACGAGGGGGGTCATCAGCCCGGGATGACTGCCGAACAGGCCGCCCAGCAGGCCGACCTCCAGCCCGCACATGGCGGCGGAGGCGATAAGCTGGCGGGCGGCGTGGCCGTTCATCACCGGGATCATGCCAAGCAGCAACACAGGGGTGACGGTGAAGAAGACCCCGTTGCTCCAGCCGAAGATCTTGCACAGTACAAACCCCAGGGTGCAGCCGAAGGCGATGCGCAGACACTGGCGCAGCTCGTTGGCGGTGAGGGGTCTGTGCCACAGGTTCATGGTCGTCATCTCAATAGATGTAGTGCAGCAGGCTGAGCAGGCGGATCTGGCCGCGGGCAAAGAGCGCGCTCAGGGCGTTGTCCGGCAGCAGCTGGACGGTGGCGCGGGCCCCGGCCGGCAGATGGGCGGGCAACTGATCCAGGGTCAGGTGCAGGCGCAGTCGCTGGGCATCCCGCACCCAGCGATCCGATTCGATGGGGTTGGCCAAGAGGCCGTTGGCGTCGAACTGGCCGGCGCTGACCCCCGCATCCAGGCTGGCGACCCGGGCCGGATAGAGGCGGCCGGGCTCGCCGTCGAAGGCGACCAGTGCGCGGCTTTGCGGGGTGATGTTACGCAGGCTCTTCTCGCGAAAATCGGCGATCACATCCACCTGCTCCGAGACCAGGGCCAGCAGGGGAGCGCCCGCCGTGGCCACGCTGCCGGGCTTGAGCTGCAGGTTGGTGATGATGCCATCCTGGCTCGCATGGACCTGGCTGTAGGTGAGGTTGAGCTCTGCCTGGGCGAGGCGGTTGCGCGCCTGGCGCAGCAGCAGGTTGTCATCACCGGTGAGGCCACGGTTGACGCGAGCCTGCTCCATGCGGGCCTGGCTGGCCAGCAGGTTGGCACGGGCGGTGCGGGCGGCGCTGTCTGCGTCATCTTTCTGCTGCTCAGAGACCATGTGACGGCGATAGAGGGTATCGATGCGCTCGGCCTCCCGCTGTTTCTGGGCGGTCTGGGTCTGCAGCGAGCTGAAGTCGGCGGTGGCGGCGTTCAGGGTCGCATCCAGCTGGCGATTCTGTTGCTCGGCTTGATCTAGGGCGAGTCTGGCCTGCTCGACCGCGAGCTCGAAGGGGGCCGGATCCAGCACGAACAGCAGATCTCCCTGTTTGACGTGCTGATTGTTCACCACCGCGACCTCGATCACCTTGCCGCTGACCTGGGGCGCCATCTTGGTGACGACCCGAGTGGCCATGGCCTGGGGGGTGAGGGGCATCTTGATGTCGGCCAGCAGGAAGTAGCCGAACACCAGGATGAAGCAGGCCATGGCCCACTTGATCCAGCGTTTGAATTGTTGATCCGGGGTCATCTTATTCTCTCTCTTCATGCTGGGCACCGATCTTGCCGAGGGCATTGGCGGAGATGCGGTGCACTATCTCTTCAAACTGGGCCAGCTCCTGCTGGCTGATGCCCGCCAGCAGATCCCGGCGGACTTCCATGATGCGATCTTCGATCTTGTCGAGTAGCGCCTTGCCGGCCGGGGTCAGGGTGACGATGCGGGCGCGCTTGTCCTGGCTGCAGCAGTGGCGCTCGACAAGAGCCAGCTCTTCCAGCTGACCCAGGGTGCGCATCAGGGAGGGCAGCTCTATCTCCAGCGCCTCGGCCAGGGTCTTCTGGCTGAGGTGGCCGCCGAGGCGGCTCAGCTTCCAGAGCGCGGTCCAGCGCGGATGGGTCAAACCCAGGGGGGCCAGCTCGATATCGGCCACGGTGCGCCACAGCCGGTGCAGTCGCCCCAGCTGTTCGGCGAGGGAGAGCTCGCGCAACATCTCCAGATCCTTTTTCATGGCAGATACCTCATATACTTAGCCTGCTAAGCATTATATTTATTTCGCAGGCTAAGTAAAGCGTGATTCAGTTCACATTCAGTTTCTGGGGCAGGGGACGCGGGGAGGGCAATGGTGCTTAAGGTTTCAATGTTTTTATATGGCTTTGCAGGCCCGCTAACCGACAGCAGAGGAGGGGATACGTAGAGTGGCGCCACACCACCCGTTGGAGCATAACAATGAAAAACCTCTCTACCCCCGCAGTACAGATGAAGGGCGCCTGGAGCGACCAGCAGATCGCCGGCATGCCCATGATGATCTTCCTCGGGCTTGCCACCTGCGTCCTCTACGCCGGCTGGAACGGCTCCCTGCCGCTCGGCATGGTCGGCGCCCTGGCGCTGATGTTCGTGCTCGGCACCCTGCTGAGCGAGCTGGGCGAGCGGATCCCCCCCATACGGGAATACCTGGGGGGCGGCACCATACTCGCCATCTTCGGCGGCGCCGCGCTGTTCGAGTACCGGATACTGCCGGCCGAGGCGGGTGAGGTGATCAGCCGCTTCATGAAGGAGGGGGGCTTTCTGAACTTCTTCATCGCCAGTCTGGTGACCGGATCTGTGTTCGGCATGAGCGGTGCCCTGCTGAAAAATGCCGCCATGCGCTACCTGCCGGTGATCCTGGGGGGCGTGGCGCTGGCGCTGCTGAGCGTCGGCCTGGTCGGCTCCCTGATGGGGTACGGCTTCAAGAATGCGGTGCTGCTCATCGGTCTGCCCATCATGGGTGGCGGCATGGGCGCCGGCGCCGTGCCGCTGGTGGAGATCCTCTCCGGCCCCTTGCAGATGTCCAGCGCCGATCTGTTGTCGCGCATGGTGCCCGCCGTGGTGATCGCCAACACCCTGGCCATACTGGTGGGCTCCCTGCTGGCGCGCCTCGGTCGTCGTTACCCCTCCCTGACCGGCAACGGCAAGCTGATGGTCAAGGAAAGCAGCCAGAGCGTCGCCGACGAGCAAGCCGAGGCGCCGACCCTGCAGAGCCTGGGTCTCGGGCTCTTCATCAGCTCCAGCATGTTCGTGCTGGGATCCTTGCTCGGCAACTTCATCCCCATGCACCCCTTCGCCCTGATGATACTGGCGGTGGCCTTTATCAAGGTGAGTGGTGTGTTGCCCCGCCGTTATGAACAGGCGGCCGCCGACTGGTACCAGTTCGTGGTGAGCAACCTCACCCCCTCCCTGCTGGTGGGCATAGGGGTGGCCTACACCAGCATCCCCGAGCTCATCGGCGCCTTCTCGGTCAACTACTTCATCATGGTGCTGACCACTGTGGTCGGCGGCGCCCTGGGGGCTGCCCTGGTGGGGCGCATGATCGGTTTTTATCCCATAGAGGCGGCCATCACCGGCGGCCTCTGCATGGCCAACATGGGGGGCACCGGCGATGTGGCCGTGCTGTCGGCAGCCCAGCGCATGAAGCTGATGCCCTTCGCCCAGATCTCTTCTCGCCTCGGCGGGGCCGTGATGCTGATCCTGGCCACCGCCCTCATCTCTCTGCTCGCCTGACGACCGGATACAGGAAAACGACATGAACGACATCATGATGGGCACCAGTCTGCCCTATGCCGAACGCAAGCGTCAGGGGCTGATGGGGCGCATGCCCCACAAGGAGGAGTCCCTCTCCCAGCAGCGCCGCCGCATCTACCGCCTGGTCTCGGCCATGCAGAGCCCCTTCGATCAGCACCTGCTGCTGCGCCAGTTGCAGGAGGACAACCCCGTGCTGTTTTACGATCTGGTGCGCCACCATCTGCCGGAGCTGCTGCCCATCATCTACACCCCTGTGGTGGGTGAGGCCTGCCAGCGCCACAGCGATCTCTACCTGCGCAGCCACGGTCTCTACCTTTCCTGGCACGACAGGGACGAGCTGGACGCCATCTTCGCTGCGGTGGAGCAGGAGGTGGACGTCATCGTCATCTCCGACGGGGAGCGGGTGCTGGGACTCGGGGATCTCGGCATCGGCGGCATGGGGATCTGCATCGGCAAGCTGGCGCTCTACAGCGCAGCCGGTGGCATCAACCCGGCTCGCACCCTGCCCCTGTGCGTGGATGTGGGCACCAACAACCCGGCCCTGCTGGAGGATGACTCCTACCTCGGCTGGCAGGCCCCGCGCATCGACGGCGAGACCTACTACAGCTTCATGGACAAGGTAGTGGCGGCCATCCATAAACGCTGGCCCCGGGTGGTGCTGCAGTTCGAGGACTTCGCCGGCAAGCATGCCGCCAACCTCCTGGCCCGCTACCGGGACCAGCTCTGCATGTTCAACGACGACATCCAGGGCACGGCGGCGGTCGCCTCCGCCTGCGTGCTGGCGGGATTGCAACAGGCGGGAAGCAGGCTTGCCGACACCCCGGTGCTCATCGTCGGAGCGGGCTCGGCGGGCTGCGGCATCGCCGCCATGCTGGCCCGCCTGGCGGGCAGCACTGAGCGGGTGCAGCTGTTCGACCAGGACGGCCTGGTCTGCCTGGACAGGGCCAACCTGACTCCCTCCCAGCAGCCCTTCGCCCGCCCGGTAGAGGAGGTCTGCGGTTCCCTGCCCGAGCTCATCGCCCGGCTGCGCCCCGGGGTGCTGATCGGGGTGAGCGGCCAGGGCGGCCTGTTCGACGAGGCGGTGCTGACGGCCATGGGGGTGGCGTGCGAGCGCCCTGTGATCTTGCCGCTCTCCAACCCGACCCGCAGCGCCGAGGCGACCCCGGAGCAGGTGTGGCGGGCCACGAGCGGGCACGCCCTGCTCGCCACCGGCAGCCCCTTCGCCCCGGTCGAGGTAGGGGGGGAGATGCGGGTGGTCTCCCAGTGCAACAACGTCTATGTCTTCCCGGGCATTGGCCTCGGGGCCTGCGCGGTCAAGGCGCGGCGCATCAGCGATGGCATGTTGCAGGCGGCGGTGCGGGCGGTGGGGGCCTATCAGCTGGCGGAGGGGCGGTTGCTGCCCCCCATAGAGGAAGTGGGGGAGGTAGCCCGCGCTGTTGCCAGGGCCGTGGCCCTGACCGCCCGCGAAGAGGGGCTGGCGGATTTTGACGGTGATCCCGCGCCGCTCATTGACCAGACCTGGTGGCGCCCGCACTATTGGTCCGCCTCCTGAGCTTGCAAGGTTAATCGATGAAACTGCGCCACCAACTGGTCACCCTCTCCCTCGGGCTGTCACTGCTGCTGATCCTGATCCTGGGAGCCCTGCTCGCCCTCTTCATCCGCCACCTGCTGGAGAGCAACCTGGAGGAGAAGGGGAGCGATCTGGCCCGGGTGCTGGCGGCGGATACCCGGGTGGTGCAGGCCCTGCAGCAGGGTAATGATCCCGGCCTGCGGGACTATGTGCAGGGGATCTGCAACCGCACCGATGCCGCCTACATGGTGGTGACCGACGAGCATGCCCGCCGCCTGAGCCACCCCTCCTCCGAGCTGATCGGCGCAACCTTCCGTGGCGAGGACATCTGGCCGGCGATCCAGGAGCGGCGCAGTTATTGCTCCAGGGACAAAGGCACGCTCGGCCCGGCCATTCGCTGCTTCTCGCCGGTGATAGGGGCGGACGGACGCACCATAGGGGCGGTGGCGGTGGGTTACCTGATGAAGACGGTGGAGGGCATCTATCTGGAGCGGATCGCCCTGCTCATCAGTGCCATCGGCGCCGTGCTGGGCTGCGGCCTGCTGCTGGCGCTCTTGTTGCAGCACCGGCTGCGGCGCACCCTGCTGGATCTGGAGCCGGAGACCATAGTCAACCGCTTCGCCCAGCAGGATCTGGTGCTGGAGGGCATCTCGGAGGGGATAGTGGCCCTCGATGGCAATCATCGCATCAAGATGCTCAACAGCGCGGCCTTCTACCAGTTGCGGCTACCGGGCACCGGCCGCCACGCCCTGCTGGGTCAATCCCTGGCCGAGCTGGCCCCCAGCCTGCTGCCCGCCCTGAACCAGCAGGGGGGGGTGAACTTCACCGTGCAGGGGGAGGCGTTCGTCGGTCACTGGCAGGATCTCAGCGGTCGCGAGCCGGGCCGCATGCTGATCTTCAGCCGACCGGATGGCACCGGCAGCCTGGGGATGCAGGTGACCCATCTGCGCCAGTATGCCGAGATGCTGCGGATCCAGACCCACGAGTTCGCCAACAAGCTGAGCAGCCTCTCCGGCCTGCTGCAGCTCGGTCATGTGGAGCAGGCGGTGGAGCTGATCCAGCAAGAGAACGAGGCCTGCCAGACCATGTTGCAGGATCTGCTGCGCTCCATCGAGAACAAGCCGGTGGCCGGTCTCATCCTCGGCAAGTTCAGCCGGGCGCGGGAGCTCGGGGTCGAGCTGGTGCTGGATCCCGGCTCGGCCCTCGGGGAGTACCCGGCCGAGGTGTCGGCGGATCTCATCACCTGTATCGGCAACCTGCTGGACAACGGCATCAGGGCCGCCTGGGCGAACCGCCTGCGGTGCGCCCCCCGGGTGCTCATCTCGGTGGATGACTTCGGCCGCCGGCTGGTGATCGAGGTGGAGGACAGCGGTGAGGGGGTGGACGAGGCGCTGGCGGATCACCTGTTCGACTATGGGGTCAGCCGCCAGACCGGGGATCATGGCGTAGGTCTCTTTCTGGTCAAGAAGACGGTGGCCCGCCGTGGCGGTGTGATAGAATGGCGCCGCACCGCCGAACAGACAACCTTGTTCGGTATCTATTTGAATAAAAACCAATTGGTGTGAGTCATGAAGCCAATTTTCACTCTTGTTATCGAGGACGACGAGCGGATCGGCGCCATCCTGGCGGAGCTGATCTCCTCGACCCCGGGCTACTCCCTGCTGGGGCGGGCCGAGAGCCTGGCCCAGGCCGATCTCATGATGCGTGCCACCGAACCCCAGTTGCTGGTGGTGGACATCTCCCTGCCAGACGG from Aeromonas rivipollensis carries:
- a CDS encoding DUF2955 domain-containing protein, with amino-acid sequence MNLWHRPLTANELRQCLRIAFGCTLGFVLCKIFGWSNGVFFTVTPVLLLGMIPVMNGHAARQLIASAAMCGLEVGLLGGLFGSHPGLMTPLVFLLFLYRFAAMSRGSLFLFGANGVLSLSIMLHFASYPGTDLNDLIFSNLWASILSVLIAYLMTALIPDAETRPAPAPSPKAPHRMRHEALLGASIATLSFLVFQLFDLRDSMSAQATTLLVLFPMHWNGALSYARKRAMGTLLGVSFGILGQLVLYDWSGLLLLVTPLLWLGAMLFSHAHVKEASGSGVGFGALTTLGILFGQYLTPGNDLVFSALYRVSSILFAIVATLLACYLIHRLLNRFEATRFGY
- a CDS encoding HlyD family secretion protein, encoding MTPDQQFKRWIKWAMACFILVFGYFLLADIKMPLTPQAMATRVVTKMAPQVSGKVIEVAVVNNQHVKQGDLLFVLDPAPFELAVEQARLALDQAEQQNRQLDATLNAATADFSSLQTQTAQKQREAERIDTLYRRHMVSEQQKDDADSAARTARANLLASQARMEQARVNRGLTGDDNLLLRQARNRLAQAELNLTYSQVHASQDGIITNLQLKPGSVATAGAPLLALVSEQVDVIADFREKSLRNITPQSRALVAFDGEPGRLYPARVASLDAGVSAGQFDANGLLANPIESDRWVRDAQRLRLHLTLDQLPAHLPAGARATVQLLPDNALSALFARGQIRLLSLLHYIY
- the slyA gene encoding transcriptional regulator SlyA, with the protein product MKKDLEMLRELSLAEQLGRLHRLWRTVADIELAPLGLTHPRWTALWKLSRLGGHLSQKTLAEALEIELPSLMRTLGQLEELALVERHCCSQDKRARIVTLTPAGKALLDKIEDRIMEVRRDLLAGISQQELAQFEEIVHRISANALGKIGAQHEERE
- a CDS encoding 2-hydroxycarboxylate transporter family protein; its protein translation is MKNLSTPAVQMKGAWSDQQIAGMPMMIFLGLATCVLYAGWNGSLPLGMVGALALMFVLGTLLSELGERIPPIREYLGGGTILAIFGGAALFEYRILPAEAGEVISRFMKEGGFLNFFIASLVTGSVFGMSGALLKNAAMRYLPVILGGVALALLSVGLVGSLMGYGFKNAVLLIGLPIMGGGMGAGAVPLVEILSGPLQMSSADLLSRMVPAVVIANTLAILVGSLLARLGRRYPSLTGNGKLMVKESSQSVADEQAEAPTLQSLGLGLFISSSMFVLGSLLGNFIPMHPFALMILAVAFIKVSGVLPRRYEQAAADWYQFVVSNLTPSLLVGIGVAYTSIPELIGAFSVNYFIMVLTTVVGGALGAALVGRMIGFYPIEAAITGGLCMANMGGTGDVAVLSAAQRMKLMPFAQISSRLGGAVMLILATALISLLA
- a CDS encoding NAD-dependent malic enzyme; protein product: MNDIMMGTSLPYAERKRQGLMGRMPHKEESLSQQRRRIYRLVSAMQSPFDQHLLLRQLQEDNPVLFYDLVRHHLPELLPIIYTPVVGEACQRHSDLYLRSHGLYLSWHDRDELDAIFAAVEQEVDVIVISDGERVLGLGDLGIGGMGICIGKLALYSAAGGINPARTLPLCVDVGTNNPALLEDDSYLGWQAPRIDGETYYSFMDKVVAAIHKRWPRVVLQFEDFAGKHAANLLARYRDQLCMFNDDIQGTAAVASACVLAGLQQAGSRLADTPVLIVGAGSAGCGIAAMLARLAGSTERVQLFDQDGLVCLDRANLTPSQQPFARPVEEVCGSLPELIARLRPGVLIGVSGQGGLFDEAVLTAMGVACERPVILPLSNPTRSAEATPEQVWRATSGHALLATGSPFAPVEVGGEMRVVSQCNNVYVFPGIGLGACAVKARRISDGMLQAAVRAVGAYQLAEGRLLPPIEEVGEVARAVARAVALTAREEGLADFDGDPAPLIDQTWWRPHYWSAS
- a CDS encoding ATP-binding protein, with translation MKLRHQLVTLSLGLSLLLILILGALLALFIRHLLESNLEEKGSDLARVLAADTRVVQALQQGNDPGLRDYVQGICNRTDAAYMVVTDEHARRLSHPSSELIGATFRGEDIWPAIQERRSYCSRDKGTLGPAIRCFSPVIGADGRTIGAVAVGYLMKTVEGIYLERIALLISAIGAVLGCGLLLALLLQHRLRRTLLDLEPETIVNRFAQQDLVLEGISEGIVALDGNHRIKMLNSAAFYQLRLPGTGRHALLGQSLAELAPSLLPALNQQGGVNFTVQGEAFVGHWQDLSGREPGRMLIFSRPDGTGSLGMQVTHLRQYAEMLRIQTHEFANKLSSLSGLLQLGHVEQAVELIQQENEACQTMLQDLLRSIENKPVAGLILGKFSRARELGVELVLDPGSALGEYPAEVSADLITCIGNLLDNGIRAAWANRLRCAPRVLISVDDFGRRLVIEVEDSGEGVDEALADHLFDYGVSRQTGDHGVGLFLVKKTVARRGGVIEWRRTAEQTTLFGIYLNKNQLV